In Pseudomonas nunensis, a single window of DNA contains:
- the tssB gene encoding type VI secretion system contractile sheath small subunit, translating into MTSNSFQNEVPKARVNIKLDLHTGGAQKQVELPLKLMVLGDYSNGREQRSLSERDKIDINKNNFDSVLGEFAPGLKLAVNNTLADNVSETSVELRFQSMKDFEPEQVARQIPHLRALLAMRNLLRDLKSNLLDNVTFRHELERILKDDALSEELRAELAALASKEER; encoded by the coding sequence ATGACTTCAAACAGTTTCCAAAATGAGGTGCCTAAGGCACGGGTCAATATCAAACTTGATCTGCATACCGGTGGTGCTCAAAAACAAGTGGAGTTGCCGCTAAAATTGATGGTGTTGGGCGACTACAGTAACGGGAGAGAACAACGTTCGCTCTCTGAGCGAGACAAGATCGATATCAATAAAAACAACTTTGACAGCGTCTTGGGTGAGTTCGCGCCAGGCCTGAAGCTCGCCGTCAATAACACCTTGGCCGACAACGTGTCTGAAACCTCTGTCGAGCTGCGTTTCCAGAGCATGAAGGACTTTGAGCCCGAGCAGGTGGCGCGGCAGATTCCGCACCTACGTGCCTTGTTGGCCATGCGCAATCTGTTGCGCGATCTCAAATCGAACCTGCTGGACAACGTGACCTTTCGTCATGAGCTGGAACGCATCCTCAAGGATGACGCGCTCAGTGAAGAGTTGCGAGCCGAGTTGGCTGCTTTGGCTTCTAAAGAAGAACGTTAA
- a CDS encoding 3-deoxy-7-phosphoheptulonate synthase: MNSSVSALPLSTLIPANEALTLRLPSSLQLKQQLPLSTALTQQVASHRQAVRAILNGEDSRLLVIVGPCSIHDPQSALEYAANLARLAAEVSDEMLLVMRAYVEKPRTTVGWKGLAYDPQLDGSDDMAGGLTLSRELMREMLRLGLPIATELLQPMAAGYFDDLLSWVAIGARTTESQIHREMASGLNMPVGFKNGTDGGVTVASDAMRSAAHPHRHFGVDSQGHPAIIQTPGNPDTHLVLRGGHRGPNYDRDSVAHINHDLAKLKIPARIMVDCSHANSGKDPLRQPAVFNDVLEQRLQGDRSLIGMMIESHLFEGCQPLSSSLQYGVSVTDGCLGWSATEQLLRQAADRLRTQQLA, encoded by the coding sequence ATGAACTCGTCCGTCTCTGCTTTGCCACTGTCCACCTTGATCCCGGCCAATGAAGCGCTGACCCTGCGCCTGCCCAGCTCATTGCAACTCAAACAGCAATTGCCACTCAGCACCGCCCTGACCCAGCAGGTCGCCAGCCACCGCCAAGCGGTACGCGCCATCCTGAACGGTGAAGACTCCCGTTTGCTGGTCATCGTCGGCCCGTGCTCCATTCACGATCCCCAGTCAGCCCTCGAATACGCCGCTAATCTCGCGCGCCTGGCCGCTGAGGTCAGCGATGAAATGCTCCTGGTGATGCGCGCCTACGTCGAAAAGCCCCGCACCACCGTCGGCTGGAAAGGTCTGGCCTACGATCCACAGCTCGATGGTAGCGACGACATGGCCGGTGGCCTGACCCTGTCTCGGGAACTGATGCGCGAAATGCTCCGCCTCGGCTTGCCGATTGCCACCGAACTGCTGCAACCGATGGCCGCCGGTTACTTCGATGACTTACTCAGTTGGGTCGCCATCGGTGCACGCACCACCGAGTCGCAGATCCACCGGGAAATGGCCAGCGGCCTGAACATGCCAGTGGGCTTCAAGAACGGCACCGATGGCGGCGTCACGGTTGCCAGTGATGCCATGCGCTCGGCAGCCCACCCGCACAGGCATTTCGGCGTCGATAGCCAGGGGCATCCTGCAATCATCCAGACACCGGGCAATCCCGATACCCACCTGGTATTGCGTGGAGGCCATCGCGGACCGAACTACGACCGCGATAGCGTTGCCCACATCAACCACGACCTGGCCAAACTGAAAATCCCGGCCCGGATCATGGTGGATTGCAGTCACGCCAACAGCGGTAAAGATCCATTGCGTCAGCCAGCCGTGTTCAACGACGTGCTCGAACAACGCCTGCAAGGCGATCGCTCACTGATCGGCATGATGATCGAAAGCCACCTCTTCGAAGGCTGCCAACCGTTGAGTTCGTCCCTGCAATACGGTGTATCGGTAACGGATGGCTGCCTCGGCTGGAGCGCGACCGAACAATTGCTGCGCCAGGCAGCAGACCGGCTTCGCACCCAGCAACTGGCATGA
- a CDS encoding ABC transporter permease produces MFKLSPLGRRRFERFKKNRRGWWSLWLFIGLFLLTLGGELIANDKPLIVSYQGSLYFPAFKRHTEQEFGGQLPFQADYRSDYVQKLIKKDGGWLLFPPIPFSDDTPNYDLNKPAPSPPTKVNWLGTDDQARDVLARVIFGARVSILFALMLTLVSALIGIAAGALQGYYGGWVDLLGQRLLEVWSGLPVLYLLIILSGFVEPNFWWLLGIMALFSWLALVDVVRAEFLRGRNLEYVKAARALGLSDQKVIVRHILPNAMNATLSYLPFILTGAISTLTALDFLGFGMPAGSASLGELIGQGKQNLQAPWLGLTAFFTLALILSLLVFIGEALRDAFDPRS; encoded by the coding sequence ATGTTCAAGCTTTCGCCGCTGGGCCGGCGCCGTTTCGAACGTTTCAAGAAAAACCGCCGGGGCTGGTGGTCGCTGTGGCTGTTTATCGGGTTGTTCCTGCTGACCCTCGGCGGCGAACTGATCGCCAACGACAAACCGCTGATCGTCAGTTACCAAGGCTCGCTGTACTTCCCGGCGTTCAAGCGCCACACCGAACAGGAGTTTGGCGGGCAACTGCCGTTCCAGGCCGATTACCGCAGCGACTATGTACAGAAGCTGATCAAGAAGGACGGCGGTTGGCTGCTGTTCCCGCCGATCCCGTTCAGCGACGACACCCCCAACTACGACCTGAACAAACCGGCGCCGAGCCCACCGACGAAGGTCAACTGGCTGGGCACCGACGACCAGGCACGAGATGTGCTGGCCCGGGTAATTTTCGGTGCGCGGGTGTCGATTCTGTTTGCCCTTATGCTGACCTTAGTCAGTGCATTGATCGGTATTGCCGCCGGCGCACTGCAAGGCTATTACGGCGGCTGGGTCGATCTGCTGGGCCAACGTTTGCTGGAAGTCTGGTCGGGGCTGCCGGTGCTGTACCTGCTGATTATTCTGTCGGGGTTCGTCGAACCGAATTTCTGGTGGCTGCTGGGGATCATGGCGCTGTTTTCATGGCTGGCCCTGGTGGACGTGGTGCGCGCCGAATTCCTGCGCGGGCGCAACCTGGAATACGTCAAGGCTGCTCGCGCGCTGGGCCTGAGCGACCAAAAAGTGATCGTGCGGCACATCCTGCCGAATGCCATGAATGCAACCTTGAGCTATCTGCCGTTTATCCTCACAGGGGCGATTTCCACCCTTACCGCGCTGGACTTTCTCGGCTTCGGCATGCCTGCCGGCAGTGCTTCCCTGGGCGAACTTATCGGCCAGGGCAAGCAGAACCTGCAAGCGCCATGGTTGGGTCTGACGGCGTTTTTCACCCTCGCGCTGATTCTTTCTTTGCTGGTATTTATCGGCGAGGCGTTGCGTGATGCCTTTGATCCAAGATCATGA
- a CDS encoding microcin C ABC transporter permease YejB, giving the protein MWAYILRRLLLIIPTLVIILLVNFVIVQAAPGGPVEQAIAHLQGIGGATVGGGSSETMHGTSRASRGLDPQLIKEIEKQYGFDKPAPERLWLMLKSYARLDFGKSFFRGATVTDLILEKMPVTISLGLWATLITYLVSIPLGIRKAVHHGSHFDIWSSTAIIIGYAMPAFLFAMFLIVVFAGGTSLNWFPVRGLVSDNFESLSTLGKIADYFWHLVLPVTALVIGGFATLTILTKNSFLNEITRQYVVTARAKGLSERRVLYGHVFRNAMLLVVSGIPQAFISVFFAGSLLIEVIFSLDGLGRMSYEAAVSRDYPVVFGSLFIFTLFGLLIKLVGDLCYTLVDPRIDFAARNA; this is encoded by the coding sequence ATGTGGGCTTACATACTGCGGCGTTTGCTGCTGATCATTCCGACGCTGGTCATCATTCTTCTGGTCAACTTCGTGATCGTCCAGGCCGCGCCCGGCGGTCCGGTGGAACAGGCCATCGCGCACCTGCAAGGCATCGGCGGCGCGACGGTCGGCGGTGGCTCCAGCGAGACGATGCACGGCACGTCCAGGGCCAGTCGCGGCCTCGACCCGCAACTGATCAAAGAGATCGAAAAACAATACGGCTTCGACAAACCGGCACCGGAACGCTTGTGGCTGATGCTTAAAAGCTACGCACGCCTGGATTTCGGCAAGAGTTTCTTCCGTGGCGCCACCGTCACCGACCTGATCCTGGAAAAAATGCCAGTGACCATTTCCCTCGGGCTCTGGGCGACGCTGATCACTTATCTGGTATCGATTCCCTTGGGCATTCGCAAAGCGGTGCACCACGGCAGCCACTTCGACATCTGGAGCAGCACCGCGATCATCATTGGCTATGCCATGCCGGCGTTCCTGTTCGCGATGTTCCTGATCGTGGTGTTTGCCGGCGGCACGTCGCTGAACTGGTTCCCGGTACGCGGGCTGGTTTCGGATAACTTCGAATCGCTGTCGACCCTGGGCAAAATCGCCGATTACTTCTGGCACCTGGTCTTGCCTGTCACTGCGTTGGTGATCGGCGGGTTCGCCACCCTGACCATCCTGACCAAGAATTCCTTCCTTAATGAAATAACCCGCCAATACGTGGTCACGGCCCGTGCAAAAGGCTTGAGCGAGCGACGGGTGTTGTACGGCCATGTGTTCCGCAATGCGATGTTGCTGGTGGTGTCGGGGATTCCCCAGGCCTTCATTAGCGTGTTCTTCGCTGGCTCCTTGCTGATTGAGGTGATCTTCTCCCTCGACGGTCTGGGTCGCATGAGCTACGAAGCCGCCGTATCACGGGACTACCCAGTGGTGTTCGGTTCGCTGTTCATCTTCACCTTGTTCGGCCTCCTGATAAAACTGGTCGGCGACCTCTGCTACACCCTGGTCGACCCGCGTATCGACTTCGCCGCGAGGAACGCCTGA
- a CDS encoding esterase/lipase family protein, translating into MQRNATTQHPILLVHGLFGFDRIGKYELFHDVKQALRSHGARVFVPHLSATHSNEVRGDQLLTQIERVLEGTGASQVNLIGHSQGALAARYAAAVGPQWVASITSVSGPNHGSELADFLRKALTPGRLPEHVARKVATLFADFLSLLSGNLHLPQNAIAALNALTTEGVGAFNDKYPQGLPKTWGGKGREVVNGVRYYSWSGTLQGTILDQGLGALDPTHAFCRAFSEYFITEAGQNDGLVGRYSSHLGKVIRSDYPMDHMDSLSQTTDRGSKGVNPIDLYVEHAERLRNVGL; encoded by the coding sequence ATGCAACGGAATGCAACAACTCAACACCCAATCCTGTTGGTACACGGACTCTTTGGCTTCGACCGTATCGGCAAATATGAACTGTTCCATGATGTCAAGCAGGCCCTGAGAAGTCACGGGGCAAGAGTCTTCGTACCTCACCTGTCGGCTACCCACAGCAATGAGGTGCGCGGCGATCAGCTATTGACCCAGATCGAACGGGTACTGGAAGGCACCGGTGCGAGCCAGGTCAACCTGATCGGCCATAGCCAGGGCGCACTGGCCGCCCGCTACGCGGCTGCTGTCGGGCCACAATGGGTCGCATCGATTACCTCCGTCAGCGGCCCCAACCATGGCTCGGAACTGGCCGACTTCTTGCGCAAGGCCCTGACGCCGGGGCGTTTGCCGGAGCATGTAGCCAGAAAGGTCGCAACGCTGTTTGCTGATTTCCTGTCGCTGCTGAGCGGCAATCTTCACTTGCCGCAAAACGCAATTGCCGCACTCAACGCCCTGACCACCGAAGGCGTCGGCGCTTTCAACGACAAGTACCCGCAGGGCCTGCCGAAGACCTGGGGAGGCAAGGGTCGGGAAGTGGTCAATGGCGTACGCTATTACTCTTGGAGCGGGACTCTGCAAGGGACCATTCTTGACCAAGGGCTCGGGGCTCTCGACCCGACCCACGCCTTTTGCCGGGCTTTCTCCGAGTATTTCATTACCGAGGCCGGGCAAAACGACGGGTTGGTCGGCCGATACAGTTCCCACCTGGGCAAAGTGATCCGCTCCGACTATCCGATGGATCACATGGACAGCCTCAGCCAGACGACTGACCGCGGCAGCAAAGGGGTCAACCCGATTGATCTGTACGTCGAGCACGCCGAGCGTTTGAGAAACGTCGGCCTTTAA
- a CDS encoding GNAT family N-acetyltransferase — MVFELRQATALDLDFARGLTCQNMLRYYIQYDLLWLDEAFDVAWAGRENWLIMKSDVPVGYCSLSRDARALYIRELHVTEAFQRQGAGSWAIDQVLAMARAERRPALRLTVFKNNPAQALYRRMGLEVVGEDECFLRMQRETATPQR; from the coding sequence ATGGTTTTCGAATTACGTCAGGCGACAGCCCTGGATCTTGATTTTGCTCGGGGCCTGACCTGTCAAAACATGCTGCGTTATTACATCCAGTACGACCTGTTATGGCTGGATGAAGCCTTCGACGTGGCTTGGGCGGGGCGGGAAAACTGGCTGATTATGAAAAGCGACGTTCCGGTGGGTTATTGCAGCCTGAGTCGTGATGCCAGGGCCTTGTACATACGCGAACTGCACGTAACCGAAGCATTTCAGCGACAGGGCGCAGGTTCCTGGGCGATCGATCAGGTATTGGCCATGGCCCGCGCAGAACGACGACCTGCCTTGCGCCTGACTGTCTTCAAAAATAATCCGGCGCAGGCGCTGTATCGACGCATGGGGCTGGAGGTGGTCGGCGAGGACGAGTGTTTCCTGAGAATGCAGCGTGAAACTGCTACCCCTCAGCGCTGA
- a CDS encoding extracellular solute-binding protein, giving the protein MRLLFPTLIFTAVALLLSAAGVNAAPQHALTVYGEPAKYPAGFSHFAYTNPQAPKGGTMRRSAIEIGNFDHILPYIDKGIGVNQIDGLLYSPLAQRSQDEPYTVYGLVAEKMERSEDGMSLRFYLNPKARFADGTPITAEDVRYTYDLLMTQGSLRYRTQFADVKGTEIESPLTIRFDFKSNENRTLPLDIATLPVFPEHWWKTRDFASGGGYEAPLGSGPYRVGKVDSGRSITFERNADWWGKDLPVSRGLYNFDHFSIEYFGDTDVARQVLRGGAYDYNREFSATGYSIGYEGPALSDGRLRKAHLATDAPQTAQGFVFNLQNPMFQDRRVRQALAMLWDFEWSNRQMMRDLYIRQQSFFSNTDLAARQLPDAAELAILEPLRGQIPDEVFTQVFEAPKTDGSGVIRDKQLQALDLLEQAGWKPDGDQLVNAQGEPLSFTFLTSQNGIDRLLLPYKRTLKQIGIDLNIRRIDSSQYVNRLMSRDYDMVITGYPVTTSPGGELVNYFGSASANDPGANNYMVLKNPAVDTLINGLIRANTQAEMLRYAHALDRVLQWNYYWIPNYYPPGSSTVWWNRFGIPNVQASNDEAIESWWEVSSTPLTNEQMTAELIKRGKSGGPH; this is encoded by the coding sequence ATGCGACTGCTTTTCCCCACTTTGATATTCACTGCCGTGGCCCTGCTCTTGAGTGCCGCTGGTGTGAATGCTGCACCGCAACACGCGTTGACCGTGTATGGCGAACCGGCGAAGTATCCCGCCGGTTTCAGTCATTTCGCCTACACCAATCCCCAAGCCCCCAAGGGCGGCACGATGCGCCGCTCGGCCATCGAGATCGGGAATTTCGACCATATCCTGCCCTACATCGACAAGGGCATCGGTGTGAACCAGATTGATGGCCTGCTTTATTCGCCCCTGGCCCAGCGTTCGCAGGACGAGCCTTATACGGTTTACGGTCTGGTGGCAGAGAAGATGGAGCGGTCCGAGGATGGTATGTCCCTACGCTTCTATCTGAATCCCAAGGCCCGATTCGCCGATGGCACGCCGATCACCGCCGAAGACGTGCGCTACACCTACGACCTGCTGATGACTCAGGGCAGCCTGCGCTATCGCACCCAGTTCGCCGATGTCAAAGGCACCGAAATCGAATCGCCCCTGACCATCCGGTTCGACTTCAAGAGCAATGAAAACCGCACCCTGCCCCTGGATATCGCGACCTTGCCAGTCTTCCCCGAGCATTGGTGGAAGACCCGCGACTTCGCCAGCGGCGGCGGTTACGAAGCGCCACTGGGCAGCGGCCCGTACCGGGTCGGCAAGGTTGATTCCGGGCGCAGCATCACCTTCGAGCGCAACGCCGACTGGTGGGGCAAGGACTTGCCGGTCAGTCGTGGCCTCTACAATTTCGATCATTTCAGCATCGAGTACTTCGGCGATACCGACGTCGCCCGCCAGGTATTGCGCGGTGGCGCCTACGACTACAACCGTGAGTTCTCCGCCACCGGTTACTCCATCGGTTACGAAGGCCCGGCCTTGAGCGACGGTCGACTGCGCAAAGCGCATCTGGCAACCGACGCACCGCAAACAGCCCAGGGTTTCGTCTTCAACCTGCAAAACCCGATGTTCCAGGACCGTCGTGTGCGCCAGGCCCTGGCCATGCTCTGGGATTTCGAATGGAGCAACCGACAGATGATGCGCGACCTGTACATCCGCCAGCAGAGCTTCTTTTCCAATACTGACCTCGCCGCTCGACAGCTTCCGGATGCTGCTGAACTCGCGATCCTCGAACCGCTGCGCGGGCAGATTCCCGACGAGGTCTTCACCCAGGTCTTCGAAGCACCGAAGACCGATGGCAGCGGCGTGATTCGCGACAAGCAGTTACAAGCGCTGGACCTGCTGGAACAGGCCGGCTGGAAACCCGATGGCGATCAACTGGTGAATGCTCAGGGCGAGCCGCTGAGCTTTACCTTCCTCACCAGCCAGAACGGCATTGACCGACTGCTGCTGCCGTATAAACGCACGCTGAAACAGATCGGCATCGACCTCAATATCCGCCGCATCGATTCGTCCCAATACGTCAACCGCCTGATGTCCCGGGACTATGACATGGTCATCACCGGCTACCCCGTGACCACCTCCCCTGGTGGCGAGCTGGTCAATTATTTCGGCTCGGCCTCGGCCAACGACCCCGGCGCCAACAATTACATGGTGCTGAAGAACCCGGCGGTCGATACGCTGATCAACGGCCTGATCCGCGCCAACACCCAGGCCGAAATGCTGCGCTACGCCCATGCCCTGGACCGGGTGCTGCAATGGAACTACTACTGGATCCCCAACTATTACCCGCCCGGCAGCTCAACCGTATGGTGGAACCGCTTCGGCATTCCCAATGTGCAAGCGAGCAATGACGAAGCCATCGAGAGTTGGTGGGAAGTGAGCTCCACGCCCCTGACCAACGAACAGATGACCGCCGAACTGATCAAGCGCGGAAAATCCGGAGGACCACATTGA
- the uvrY gene encoding UvrY/SirA/GacA family response regulator transcription factor, producing the protein MIRVLVVDDHDLVRTGITRMLADIDGLQVVGQAESGEESLLKARELKPDVVLMDVKMPGIGGLEATRKLLRSHPDIKVVAVTVCEEDPFPTRLLQAGAAGYLTKGAGLPEMVQAIRLVFAGQRYISPQIAQQLAIKSFQPTNDSPFDALSEREIQIALMIVGCQKVQIISDKLCLSPKTVNTYRYRIFEKLSISSDVELTLLAVRHGMVDANL; encoded by the coding sequence TTGATTAGGGTGCTAGTAGTCGATGACCATGATCTCGTTCGTACAGGCATTACACGAATGCTGGCTGACATCGATGGCCTGCAAGTAGTCGGCCAGGCCGAGTCAGGGGAGGAATCCCTGCTCAAGGCGCGTGAGTTGAAACCCGATGTGGTTCTGATGGACGTCAAGATGCCCGGGATCGGCGGTCTTGAGGCCACGCGAAAATTGCTGCGCAGTCATCCGGACATCAAGGTTGTCGCGGTCACTGTGTGCGAGGAGGATCCGTTTCCTACACGGCTGTTGCAGGCCGGGGCTGCGGGTTACCTGACCAAGGGTGCAGGTTTGCCGGAAATGGTCCAGGCCATTCGCCTGGTATTTGCCGGGCAACGCTATATCAGCCCGCAAATTGCCCAGCAACTGGCGATCAAGTCATTCCAGCCAACCAATGATTCGCCTTTCGACGCATTGTCGGAGCGCGAGATCCAGATCGCGTTGATGATTGTCGGCTGTCAGAAGGTCCAGATCATTTCCGACAAACTTTGCCTGTCGCCGAAAACCGTGAATACCTACCGCTACCGCATTTTCGAGAAGCTTTCGATCAGCAGCGATGTCGAGCTGACACTGTTGGCGGTGCGTCACGGCATGGTCGATGCCAATCTCTGA
- the uvrC gene encoding excinuclease ABC subunit UvrC, with amino-acid sequence MTEVFDPSAFLSTVSGRPGVYRMFDSDARLLYVGKAKNLKKRLASYFRKTGLAPKTAALVGRIAQVETTITANETEALLLEQTLIKEWRPPYNILLRDDKSYPYVFLSDGQFPRLSIHRGAKKAKGKYFGPYPSAGAIRESLSLLQKTFFVRQCEDSYYKNRTRPCLQYQIKRCKAPCVGLVEPQVYAEDVRHSVMFLEGRSNALTDELSAGMEEAAINLEFERAAELRDQISLLRRVQDQQSMEGGTGDIDVIAAFVNPGGACVHLISVRGGRVLGSKNFFPQVGIEEDVSEVMAAFLGQYYITSPERDLPSELIVNVVHDDFPVLITAIDELRGRELSISHRVRGTRARWQQLAVTNAEQALSARLANRQHVAARFEALAEVLNLDEPPQRLECYDISHSSGEATVASCVVFGPEGPIKSDYRRYNIEGVTPGDDYAAMHQALTRRFSKLKDGEGKLPDILLVDGGKGQLSMARDVLNELAVPDLILLGVAKGATRKAGFETLYLNDAAHEFTLRGDSPALHLIQQIRDEAHRFAITGHRARRGKTRRTSTLEGVAGVGPTRRRDLLKHFGGLQELSRASIEEIAKAPGISKKLAESIYANLHSE; translated from the coding sequence ATGACTGAAGTCTTCGATCCGAGTGCATTCCTGTCGACAGTGAGCGGACGCCCTGGCGTCTATCGCATGTTCGACAGCGACGCGCGCCTGCTTTACGTCGGTAAGGCCAAGAATCTCAAGAAACGCCTGGCAAGCTACTTCCGCAAAACCGGTCTTGCGCCCAAGACTGCGGCGTTGGTGGGGCGTATCGCCCAGGTCGAAACCACGATCACGGCCAACGAAACCGAAGCCTTGTTGCTTGAGCAGACGCTGATCAAGGAATGGCGTCCGCCCTACAACATTCTGCTGCGCGACGATAAATCCTATCCTTATGTTTTCCTCTCGGATGGCCAGTTTCCACGCCTGAGCATCCATCGCGGCGCGAAAAAGGCCAAGGGCAAGTATTTCGGGCCGTATCCAAGCGCGGGCGCCATCCGCGAGAGCCTGAGCCTGCTGCAAAAGACCTTTTTTGTTCGTCAGTGCGAAGACAGCTACTACAAGAACCGCACGCGACCCTGCCTGCAATACCAGATCAAGCGGTGCAAGGCGCCGTGCGTCGGGCTGGTAGAGCCGCAAGTGTATGCCGAGGACGTGCGGCATTCGGTGATGTTCCTTGAGGGGCGCAGCAATGCGCTGACGGACGAGCTGTCTGCCGGGATGGAAGAGGCGGCAATCAATCTCGAGTTCGAGCGTGCAGCTGAATTGCGCGACCAGATTTCATTGTTGCGCCGCGTCCAGGACCAGCAAAGCATGGAAGGCGGGACAGGCGATATCGATGTGATCGCTGCGTTCGTCAATCCGGGCGGTGCCTGCGTCCACCTGATCAGCGTGCGTGGCGGCCGGGTGTTGGGCAGCAAGAACTTCTTCCCGCAAGTGGGGATTGAAGAAGACGTTTCCGAAGTCATGGCCGCGTTTTTGGGCCAGTACTACATCACCAGTCCGGAACGGGACTTGCCGAGCGAGCTGATCGTCAACGTGGTTCACGACGATTTCCCGGTGCTGATCACCGCCATCGACGAGCTTCGCGGTCGCGAATTGTCCATCAGCCATCGGGTTCGTGGTACGCGAGCACGCTGGCAGCAGTTGGCGGTCACCAATGCGGAGCAGGCATTAAGCGCGCGGCTGGCCAATCGTCAGCACGTCGCGGCACGTTTCGAAGCGCTGGCCGAAGTCTTGAACCTGGATGAACCGCCGCAGCGCCTGGAATGCTATGACATCAGTCATTCCAGCGGCGAAGCCACCGTGGCGTCCTGCGTGGTGTTCGGTCCGGAAGGCCCGATCAAGTCCGATTACCGCCGCTACAACATCGAGGGCGTGACGCCCGGTGACGATTACGCGGCCATGCACCAGGCCCTGACCCGACGCTTCAGCAAGTTGAAGGACGGCGAGGGCAAGCTGCCGGACATTTTGCTGGTGGACGGCGGTAAAGGGCAGCTTTCGATGGCCCGGGACGTGCTCAATGAACTGGCGGTGCCCGACCTGATTCTGTTGGGCGTGGCCAAGGGCGCTACGCGCAAGGCCGGTTTTGAAACCCTGTACCTGAATGACGCTGCACACGAATTCACGTTGCGCGGTGATTCCCCCGCGCTGCATTTGATCCAGCAGATTCGCGACGAAGCTCACCGTTTCGCCATTACCGGGCACCGGGCACGGCGCGGCAAAACCCGCCGTACGTCCACGCTTGAGGGCGTCGCAGGGGTAGGGCCGACACGTCGGCGCGATTTGTTGAAACATTTTGGTGGATTGCAGGAGCTGTCTCGTGCCAGCATCGAAGAGATCGCCAAAGCACCCGGGATCAGTAAAAAGCTCGCTGAGTCGATTTATGCAAATCTGCACAGCGAGTAG
- a CDS encoding peptidylprolyl isomerase: MAKATARHILVASEDKCNELKAQIEGGADFAEVAKANSTCPSSRQGGDLGSFGPGQMVKEFDTVVFSAPINVVQGPVKTQFGYHLLEVTSRQD, encoded by the coding sequence ATGGCTAAAGCCACTGCCCGCCACATCCTTGTTGCCAGCGAAGACAAGTGCAACGAACTGAAAGCCCAGATCGAAGGTGGCGCTGATTTCGCCGAAGTTGCCAAAGCCAACTCCACTTGCCCGTCCAGCCGTCAGGGCGGTGACCTGGGTTCGTTCGGTCCAGGCCAGATGGTCAAGGAATTCGACACCGTGGTCTTCAGCGCGCCAATCAACGTCGTGCAAGGCCCGGTGAAAACCCAGTTCGGTTATCACCTGCTGGAAGTGACCAGCCGCCAGGACTGA
- the pgsA gene encoding CDP-diacylglycerol--glycerol-3-phosphate 3-phosphatidyltransferase, translating into MNIPNLITVLRVLLIPIFILLFYLPYQWSYLASSSVFAFAAATDWLDGYLARRLEQSTPFGAFLDPVADKLMVAVALVLLVQEHGNLWLTLPAAVIIGREIVVSALREWMAELGARAHVAVSNLGKWKTAAQMLALVILLANPSDFTFWVLVGYALLLVSAGLTLWSMVQYLRAAWPHLKTDVEKK; encoded by the coding sequence ATGAATATCCCTAATCTGATTACCGTTCTACGCGTCCTGCTCATCCCGATCTTTATTTTACTGTTCTACCTGCCTTACCAATGGAGCTACCTGGCCTCCAGTTCGGTCTTTGCATTCGCCGCTGCCACTGACTGGCTCGATGGATACCTGGCCCGCCGTCTGGAACAAAGCACGCCGTTCGGGGCCTTCCTCGATCCGGTGGCCGACAAGTTGATGGTCGCTGTCGCGCTGGTATTGCTGGTGCAGGAACACGGCAACCTGTGGCTCACGCTGCCGGCTGCGGTCATTATTGGTCGCGAGATCGTCGTCTCCGCGTTGCGAGAGTGGATGGCCGAACTTGGCGCCCGCGCTCACGTTGCTGTGTCGAACCTGGGCAAATGGAAAACCGCCGCGCAAATGCTCGCGCTGGTGATCCTGCTGGCCAACCCGTCGGACTTCACGTTCTGGGTGTTGGTGGGTTACGCCTTGTTGCTGGTATCGGCAGGCCTGACATTGTGGTCTATGGTCCAGTATCTGCGGGCTGCCTGGCCGCATCTGAAGACCGATGTAGAAAAGAAATAA